The DNA segment CGATGAAAGCCAAATTAGCGGCATATAATCTGGCCGGAGAAACGGCATTGAAGGTGTCGGTAAAATATAATAAGAACTCGGTTCCGTCGCTGAATTATGACGGTCACGCGGATCTTACGAATATAAAGATTTCCAAAAAGGACATAAAGGGGGATCTTGAAATAAATTCGGCCGCTGCCGATTTCAAAACAGATTATTTGAAGTTGATAATTAACAAAGGGTCTTTCGACAATAATCCTCTTGAAGGATATGTTACCGTCAATAGCTTCAATCGGCTCAATATCGATGCGAAATTCAAGGGGCAATTGAATTTGGCCCTTTTAAACGCCTTTCTACCCAAGGCGGGAGAGCCAAAAATCGCCGGCGATATGACTTTTGACATCACTGCCAAAGGCTCGGTTAAAGATGCCGCCAATATGCAGGTTACCGGCTCAATTGTCGTCAAAAACGGGTCATATAGCGCCACCACATTGCCGGAGCCGGTTCAGTCCTTTAACATTGATATGAAACTTGCGCCGGGCAGTTTGTCAATAAATAGCCTCTCGGCCAGGTTTCCCTCTTCGGATATGAATCTCACCGGGACATTGACCGATCCTTTTCCATATCTGTTGCCGAAACATGCGGCCGATGCTAAAAAACCTAATTTGGCCTTCACTCTGAAATCGCAGCGGTTCGATACCGATAAATTGTTCCCTGAGGCGGTTCCCGGCTCCGGGGTGAACCCTACCGAGATACCTGTTGACTCCTTGCCGGCGATAATACTGCCGGATATAAACGGCAAAGGGAAGGCCATCATCGATACACTCATCTATTCTAAGGTGGAATTCACGAGGATTACCGGCGACGTGGACATAAGGGACAGGTCAATCTTCGTCACCAACGCCAACGGTAATGTATATACCGGCCGGGTTAAAGGAGAGACGACGGTTGACCTCAATGATTTCAACAACCCCCGCTATTCGGGAAAATTTGAGGCGACCCAGATTGAGGCCAATGATTTTATCACCCGTTTTTCCGGTTTCGGGGGGCACCTTTACGGCAAAACCAATATGGATGGGACTTTTTCCTGTGTCGGCTGGGATCCCCAGCCAATCATACAGTCGTTAACCATGGACGGTCTTGCCGCTTTTGCCGATGCGAAAATTGTCAATTTTGACCTTCTCAGCCAGTTGGCTCAAAATCTGAATTTGAAGATGCCGTCTGAAGAGCAACTTAAGGATTTCGCCACGGCTTTCAAAGTCAAGGACGGGCGGGTCATTTTTGATGGTATGAAATTTTTGTCATCTTTCGGGGATTGGAACATGTCCGGCTCGGTGGGATTTGACGGTTCTATCGAATACTCTGGCGATGTCCTTCTTTCGGATCAAATCACCGGCAACCTCATGTCTCAGTCGACCATGGTTTCCGGTCTCGCCTCATTGTTAAAAGACAGCCGCACCGGGCGGGTGAGAGTGCCGTTCCGCTTGGGCGGCAGTTACTCAAACCCTAAAATCAGTCTCGACCTTAATGCAAAGGAAAAAGCCAAAGATAATCTTAAGGGGAAAGTCGATTCCGCCCTGCAGGATTTGCTCAAAAAGAAGTAATATAAATTAATCGCCCCACGTTGCCGATACGTATTGTATATCAGTATGATTTTTAAGACCATATACGAAGACGTAAAGGCTATTTTCCGGAATGATCCGGCGGCCAAGAATATCGAATTCCTGCTCTACCCGGGATTTCATGCAACTCTGGCGCATCGTTTCATTCATCCGCTGTATAAAATCGGCATTCCTTTTTTCCCGCGATTATTTTCTCAAATTGTCCGATTTTTTACCATGGTTGAGATCCATCCCGGAGCGACTATCGGACGGGGATTCTTTATCGATCATGGCGCCGGCATTGTCATTGGTGAGACTGCCGAAATCGGCACTAATTGCGTTCTCTTTCATAACGTAACCCTGGGCGGAACAGGAAAGCATGCCGGGAAGCGCCATCCTACTATCGGCAATAATGT comes from the Candidatus Zixiibacteriota bacterium genome and includes:
- a CDS encoding hypothetical protein (Evidence 5 : Unknown function), with the protein product MKHPIKITIWIAAILAALVIIGIAGLTIFFPKEKVRAMAVDKISAALDRKVTIDGISVSFWGGIGAYLEGLKISNPQRFGGPDFVSAKALDVKVAILPLLKKEIQITRLILVEPEINMHKLSDGRSNFKFGAAAPANDNKTSKEEISDETKVAAAAISFDNLRIKDGSIRYLDDSASSEAGVDGFNLQSKMETTPAGAYHANGNFNAQTINYSAPGIKLPPLTIAADYDVTADLKANTLVLSDSKIRINDIELALKAGIPNLQTMAYANAEATIGRFELQNVINLLPETMKAKLAAYNLAGETALKVSVKYNKNSVPSLNYDGHADLTNIKISKKDIKGDLEINSAAADFKTDYLKLIINKGSFDNNPLEGYVTVNSFNRLNIDAKFKGQLNLALLNAFLPKAGEPKIAGDMTFDITAKGSVKDAANMQVTGSIVVKNGSYSATTLPEPVQSFNIDMKLAPGSLSINSLSARFPSSDMNLTGTLTDPFPYLLPKHAADAKKPNLAFTLKSQRFDTDKLFPEAVPGSGVNPTEIPVDSLPAIILPDINGKGKAIIDTLIYSKVEFTRITGDVDIRDRSIFVTNANGNVYTGRVKGETTVDLNDFNNPRYSGKFEATQIEANDFITRFSGFGGHLYGKTNMDGTFSCVGWDPQPIIQSLTMDGLAAFADAKIVNFDLLSQLAQNLNLKMPSEEQLKDFATAFKVKDGRVIFDGMKFLSSFGDWNMSGSVGFDGSIEYSGDVLLSDQITGNLMSQSTMVSGLASLLKDSRTGRVRVPFRLGGSYSNPKISLDLNAKEKAKDNLKGKVDSALQDLLKKK
- the cysE gene encoding Serine acetyltransferase: MIFKTIYEDVKAIFRNDPAAKNIEFLLYPGFHATLAHRFIHPLYKIGIPFFPRLFSQIVRFFTMVEIHPGATIGRGFFIDHGAGIVIGETAEIGTNCVLFHNVTLGGTGKHAGKRHPTIGNNVIIGTGAIILGPVRVGSNVNIGANTFLYMVDVPDNCTVVGTPGVITRLNGQHVHLKPEKSVLSADTIVEKAPELERRVATPEI